One Robbsia sp. KACC 23696 DNA segment encodes these proteins:
- a CDS encoding amino acid ABC transporter permease, translating into MTFFNVPDFFGYLTNGYLWGGVVVTLWLTIATVIGGLVFGLLVAFMRMSQSRVLIGLASFYIWVFRGTPLLIQLVIVYTGLPQFGLRLGVIESSLLALMLNEAAYLAEIIRSGFMGVPRGQYEAAEALGLPKWLATWKITLPQAFRLMIPSFGNSVNGLLKSTSLTSVISMEELMRRSQMVMQAKFEVLEVFGAAAIFYLLLTTAWGFVQRRLEIHFGAGHSASR; encoded by the coding sequence ATGACTTTCTTCAATGTCCCCGATTTCTTTGGCTACCTGACCAACGGCTATCTGTGGGGGGGTGTCGTCGTCACCTTATGGTTGACGATCGCGACGGTGATCGGCGGCCTGGTCTTCGGCCTGCTGGTGGCCTTCATGCGCATGTCGCAAAGCCGTGTCCTGATCGGACTCGCGAGTTTTTATATCTGGGTTTTCCGCGGCACGCCGCTGCTGATCCAGTTGGTGATCGTCTATACGGGCTTGCCGCAATTCGGCCTCCGTCTCGGCGTCATCGAATCGTCGTTGCTGGCGCTGATGTTGAATGAAGCGGCTTATCTGGCCGAGATCATCCGCAGCGGCTTCATGGGCGTACCGCGCGGCCAGTACGAAGCGGCCGAGGCCCTGGGTCTGCCGAAGTGGCTCGCCACGTGGAAGATCACGTTGCCGCAAGCGTTCCGTCTGATGATCCCGTCGTTCGGCAACTCGGTGAACGGCCTGTTGAAATCGACGTCGCTGACGTCGGTGATCTCGATGGAGGAACTGATGCGCCGCAGCCAGATGGTGATGCAGGCGAAGTTCGAGGTGCTCGAGGTCTTCGGTGCCGCGGCCATCTTCTATCTGTTGCTGACGACGGCCTGGGGCTTCGTGCAACGCCGGCTGGAAATTCACTTCGGCGCGGGCCATTCGGCCAGCCGTTGA
- a CDS encoding transporter substrate-binding domain-containing protein has product MFSRRRTAPTLVSTLATALTSCAAVAVMATSAHAACIAVPAGDLVTSGHLQLSINPTLPPLQFIDETGKMKGMNVELAEEIGKRLCLKADLLRMDFPAMVPALNAGRFDGINTGMFWTEARSKSMYTVPYAMSTIDVIADPSQKATLTDIKGLAGHSVGVEADSYQEKWLRDRAKEIADAGGKPVDIHAFPTASDMLAALRAGQFDFAALPSYTGASVVKSKRAKLVLGAQGGTPTTMAFRKKSVAEAVAKAMDDMVQDGSYAKLMDSYGMTKINTPHITLVGTGPA; this is encoded by the coding sequence ATGTTTTCACGCCGCCGTACTGCGCCTACTCTCGTGAGCACGCTCGCGACCGCTCTGACCTCGTGCGCCGCCGTTGCGGTGATGGCCACGTCCGCTCACGCGGCGTGCATCGCCGTTCCGGCCGGCGATCTGGTCACCAGCGGCCATCTGCAATTGTCGATCAACCCGACCTTGCCGCCGCTGCAGTTCATCGACGAGACCGGCAAGATGAAGGGCATGAACGTCGAACTGGCCGAGGAAATCGGCAAGCGGCTGTGCCTGAAGGCCGATCTGCTGCGCATGGACTTCCCGGCGATGGTACCGGCGTTGAACGCTGGCCGTTTCGACGGCATCAACACCGGCATGTTCTGGACCGAGGCCCGTTCGAAGTCGATGTACACGGTGCCGTACGCGATGTCGACGATCGACGTGATCGCCGACCCGTCGCAGAAGGCGACGCTGACCGACATCAAGGGCCTGGCCGGCCATTCGGTGGGTGTCGAAGCCGACTCGTACCAGGAAAAGTGGTTGCGTGATCGCGCGAAGGAAATCGCCGACGCCGGTGGCAAGCCGGTGGATATCCATGCCTTCCCGACGGCCAGCGATATGTTGGCGGCATTGCGCGCCGGTCAGTTCGACTTCGCCGCCTTGCCGAGCTATACCGGCGCATCGGTCGTGAAGTCGAAGCGGGCCAAGCTGGTTCTGGGCGCTCAGGGCGGCACGCCGACGACGATGGCCTTCCGCAAGAAGTCCGTTGCCGAAGCCGTTGCGAAGGCGATGGACGACATGGTGCAGGACGGTTCGTACGCCAAGCTGATGGACAGCTATGGCATGACGAAGATCAATACGCCGCACATCACGCTGGTGGGCACGGGTCCGGCCTGA
- a CDS encoding LysR substrate-binding domain-containing protein, whose amino-acid sequence MEQRDRMATEYRPNAQGGRNGGQGSGRANDDDAGGSAPSARVLINLRQLEVLRAVMRYRTTTGAATELGMSQPAVSNAIRLAEAKLGFPLFDRISNRLIPTSEAKMLFDDAEPLFLVHQAIQQKAWDLRTGRAGVIRVFSTAELSEWLVPKTLARFAVDHPKVKIHLETMRVDAMLESLDSGMADVGLSMMPPTRPGLINEPLGELRIVCAAPPGDPLEKCDVVTPSALRGRRLIGAPARSPLGLLVERVFEADGDYFVPDIEVRFSNVACRLVAEGLGVSLTDEFSALTQPPGSVVIRPFSSDMPISLCALLPKDRPRQRLTESFVAHAREVVRALRAQSPLLD is encoded by the coding sequence ATGGAACAAAGGGACAGGATGGCGACGGAATACCGGCCCAACGCACAGGGCGGCAGAAATGGCGGCCAGGGCAGTGGCCGCGCGAATGACGACGACGCAGGCGGGAGTGCTCCCAGCGCACGGGTACTGATCAATCTCCGACAACTTGAAGTGTTGCGTGCCGTGATGCGCTATCGCACCACGACCGGCGCGGCCACCGAGCTGGGCATGTCGCAGCCCGCGGTCAGCAATGCGATCCGACTGGCGGAGGCCAAACTGGGCTTTCCGTTGTTCGATCGCATCAGCAACCGACTGATTCCGACGTCCGAAGCAAAAATGCTCTTCGACGACGCGGAGCCGCTGTTTCTAGTCCATCAGGCCATTCAGCAGAAAGCGTGGGACTTGCGCACCGGCCGCGCCGGCGTGATCCGCGTGTTCTCGACCGCGGAACTCTCCGAATGGCTGGTGCCGAAGACCTTGGCGCGCTTCGCCGTCGATCATCCGAAGGTCAAGATCCATCTGGAAACGATGCGGGTGGATGCGATGCTGGAAAGTCTGGACTCCGGCATGGCGGACGTCGGTTTGTCGATGATGCCGCCCACACGTCCCGGCCTGATCAACGAGCCCCTGGGCGAGTTACGCATCGTGTGCGCGGCGCCGCCGGGCGATCCGTTGGAGAAATGCGACGTTGTTACCCCGAGTGCCTTGCGCGGGCGGCGCTTGATCGGCGCACCGGCACGAAGTCCCCTTGGATTGCTGGTGGAGCGCGTGTTCGAAGCGGACGGCGATTATTTCGTTCCCGATATCGAAGTGCGTTTCTCCAACGTGGCGTGTCGGCTAGTGGCCGAAGGATTGGGGGTCTCCTTGACCGACGAATTCTCGGCGCTGACGCAACCGCCCGGCAGTGTCGTGATCCGCCCCTTCAGCTCCGACATGCCCATTTCCCTCTGCGCCTTGCTGCCGAAGGACCGCCCCCGGCAACGTCTGACGGAAAGCTTCGTCGCCCACGCACGCGAAGTGGTGCGCGCGCTACGCGCCCAATCGCCGTTGCTCGATTGA